Genomic window (Saccharomyces cerevisiae S288C chromosome X, complete sequence):
TAATTGTATCAGCCTTTGTGCATTTAGTATCTGGTTCATTCTTGAAATACTTgcaaaatatatatgtattttttatgATAAAGTAAAGGAAGTTTGGCAAGTGGAGCCTGCAGTGTGGCActtgtatatatgtatgtgtAAGTCAGTACACAAGTATAAGCATATATGGTTATGCTTCGTTGAGTAATTATTAGTCACACATTTTTTTAGGCTCTTTAGGAtctgcattttttttttggcaaGCACGAATTGAAGGacagaaaaaagaaaaaaagtgatgaGATTGaaacaataacaaggtAAACAAGTAAATGGGAAGccaataaacaaaaaaaaaaaaattagagtAGAAAGAACCGAGAATGGTTAACTCACATGGAATACGGTATATTCGGTTGAAGCAGGTCTTTAATCGTGCATTGGACCAATCGATTTCGAAATTACAGAGTTGGGACAAGGTCAGTTCATGCTTCCCGCAATATGTGAATAGCAAGCAGGGCGCTATAAACGTCGCCAATTGTCAGCGCCAATTAACGGAATTCTGGACGGAGCTTTGTCAACGAGagtttaaagaaattatgGAAGAACGAAACGTCGAGCAGAAACTAAATGAGTTGGACGAACTGATTTTGGAGGCTAAAGAACGTTACACGGATCGTGATCAAGATGAAGTAAACAAAGGGCCCGCGATCGATGAGCTCTCCAGCAAAGAGCTTGTGGAATGCCATTTATACAGCCAACGGATGCATGCCATACACGAGATAGACGAGCGGCTTGCGAAAGTGAATGAGATGAACGACCAGTTAGCCCAGGAGTTGAAAGACTTAGAGACGCAAGTAGAGGTAGAGAAAAACGAAATTGGCAAGATGTACGATGAGTACCTGGGCTCCCACACGGACCAACCGGCCAACGTGCTGCTGGTACAGAGCCTCAATGATATGGTCTTGGAATTGAAGGAAAACTATTGATTAGTTGTATAAATTTCATAAGTGACGTATAAGGAACCTGTTTTATGTATTCATTAAGCGAGGCGAAAAGCGAGGCGACATACTTCTTTTCACATCAACTCGAACAGAGAAAAAAGTAGACATAGAAAGAACCCAAAGACCACAAGAGCAAACAATGGTACAGCTGAGAAGAAcgtatgtatatatgttcGTGGTAAGCTCGTTGGTATGCACGTATCTTAGGCATCACTACCAACAAAGTGTTTCAAGCGATCACGTCGACTAACGACAAAGTTGCTCACTTTGTCGTGTTCATGTGGGAGTCGTGGCTGTTTGTAAAGATGTTTGCTGAGGACATCGTGACTTTCCGCAAGCTACAGGCCAACAAGTACGTGTTAGGGGTGCTGATCTGTTCATTATGCGCAAGTGTAACGAGTGAATTCGCCCAAAGCGTGGTTTCGCGGGGACAAAGGGTGTTCGATGTGAAGGATATTATTTGTAATTTCTGGGGCAGTCTGCTTGGTGTGGGCATTGCCTTCTACCAGGACCGATAAAAAGAGATTATACGGAAAATCATATAAATGTGTTTATGTACAGGCAAGTTTACGTAGACTAGATTACTTTAATTGAATATATGCTCTGTGAGCAATGGCTGTCTTGTGAATCTGGTCCCTCTTTTCAAAGGCAGACGAAGTGCCTTTGGCAATGGCAGTGAGTTCTTCTCCCAAACGCACGGCGAAGTCGCTCGACACTCTTTGGTTTGCGCTTTGTACGATCCAGTTCCACGCGATCCTATTTCTTTGCCTCTTGTTCAGAGGCACAGGAATGACAGAAGCCTTGGCCACGCCTGTGTTGAATGTCTTGGTCATCATCAGCGGAGCTAGTTCGTCGAGTGACTTTTCCAAAGCCTGGATGGGGTCCTGCCGGGTCTGGCAGTACACCAGATATAAGGCCCTGGACAGAATGGTTTGTGCCTTTTCCTTCTTACCGTGGCGCATGATCATGTTTGTGATGTGATCCAGCGTTGCGTTCTTGCGTGGAGGAATGGGCACGGACTTCAGTGCCTCCCATTGTGCCAACTGCTCTGCAGTTGGCTTTATCTTGGAGCCCGCCTGTGAACCCTGTAAGAGGTCTACTTTGGACTGGCCCGGTGGAGCCAGCGAGGTCTCTGGCAGGTATTCTTTTGCAGAGAACTCTTCCCTTAGCTCGTTGATCGCTTCAAGCCACTCGTCGACCCCTTTCTCTGCCGATGGTTCGCTAGCTGGTGTTCGTACTGACGACTGGAAACGAGCAACACATGTCCCACTTTGCCACAGGAGACGTGGCCTGACTAACATATACCTCCTCGCACAATGCAGCATTATATTCACCTCAGATCCGTATCTatctatttttcttctgaaaaCGATAGCTGCTGTCTTTTCTGTACGTGTATAATGTGCATTGTATGTAGTAAGCTATTTCTCAAGCAAATGTAGATTGGAGCCAAGACGAACATTTAAAGCCGTATAGAACTActttgtttcttcttcagatgATCATTTCTCATATATGGTCACGTGGCTCGATGTTTATCgctttatctttttttttttttttttttttgcttttcatTTTGGCTCTGCTCTCTGTATTAGCTCATCATTTAACGCAAATGACCACGAGACAATAAACCGACGAGGAATGTGCTCATATGTCTCGCCAATACCTCTAAATAATTGACCGCGCGATTATTTAGTGTGACCAGAGCAAAGTAGCTTTGCGTCCGACCATGCAACCATGGATATACTCAAAAATGGCAATAGTGTGCCCCTAATACGTTTGCTGGCCAGTATCCCTTTCTGAAATAAGCTAAACCCTTGCAACCACCAGGGGTGCCGCCGTCCTAACTTTCCAGCCTGGCAGCGCGTCGAGTCGCCGAATGTTGCGGGCGCTGCCCCGCCCGCAACACCGCGCCCGCCCTGCCTCAGCTTAACCGAAACCACACGGGTCTGCCATCTTCCATATACCCTGGCTCTTCTTTCACAATGCCCGCTCACAACGCCAACTGCAAAAGAAGCCCGCCCTTAGTCGGTTTTCCCCACTTTGATATAACCCCCCCCCCCCCCCCCCCGCATCAACTGGTAATTTAACCCAAACACCACGGGGTCATAATTTAAAAGCGAAAAACCTTAAAGCGTTCTCGAAGAAATCTTCCTGTAGATGATGTCGTAGCAAACTTATCTTTTAGAGTGTTTGTGCTTACTGCATTGTCAGATCAAAATTTACGTAGCCGCCCTTTTCAACCCCTGTCGAAGAGTAGCATAACAGCAGCGTAGTGAACGTGCATGTTCACAAATACACGTAcaatattaatatacaATAGTAAGGTGATGaacacacacacacacacacacacacacacacacacacacatatatatatatacaggAGATCAAGTTAGTGTGAGGGGACGACTACTGAGTTTGAAGTTCTTTAAAGTGTTAAAGTTATTTTTCCCCTCTCCCACCTCGTTGGCAACCTCTCACCCACCGCTTAGCAGCATGTCTCCGTACATGACCATACCTCAGCAATACTTATACATAAGCAAGATACGTTCCAAGCTGTCTCAGTGCGCCCTTACTCGACACCACCACAGAGAACTTGATCTACGAAAAATGGTGGGCCACGCCAATATGCTGGACAGGATCCTCGACGAAATAGACGAAATCGACAGCGAGGTAGTACTGTGTGACGCTGCCGATGGTTCTTCTACTGCAGAAGCTCATTCCGCTTCCCCAGCATCCAGCGACTCTTCTCCTCTCACTAATAACATCCGGCCCATTAGCATTATGTGATTAGCATGCATTTTCcccttttcctttcttaAGAACATTTTTACGACGCGGATCTGCCCGTCATCGCATACGAATGTTGAATCACGCCAGAAtcaccaaagaaaaaaactcgTTCAGTTCCTAGGTTTTATGAGCCAGGAACAATAGACTTTTATCGCATATTATTTCTATACGTGCACTTATATATGCACACATATgtttatatacatatacatacatacgtgtttcttttcagccTGTGTTTTTGTCGGGTCCAAAAACATACAAGGCAACATAATATTTTGACATAACTCAACGCAACATAACAGTATAAAACATAGtttaataaaagagaaaaaaaaaacaatatttttaagCTATCGCTCTTGCCGCAATGAACGCCAACTCTACCACGACAGCAATCGGCCTCACCAGCCCCTTCGAAAAGCTGTCCTTCTTCCCTCATTCGTCTAATTTAATACTGGCTCATTTGCATGAGATCATCTTCAGCTTCGTCTTCTACCAGCTCGCATTCTCCGTTGTCGCACCGTTCTTGAATAAAGTGGTCTTTCGCAAGCACTACACCACGATCCGTGACCCACTGCTGAAAATTGATTTCAATGTCCACACCGTCTCGATGATCCAGGCTGTCGTCTCGAACACCGTCCTGTTGCCCACCCTCACGACGCCAATGCATTATAATGTTGTCACCTACACAGATTCGTACAGTTCAATGGTATCTTCCCTCAGCGCAGGGTACTTTATCTGGGACTTGACTATGTGCGTGCGTTACTTCAAGCTTTATGGTCTCGAGTTCACGGGCCACGCCATTGGCTCCGTATATGTGATGCTGTTGTCCTTAAGACCGTTCTGCCAACCCTGGATCGGCAGGTTCCTTATCTACGAGGCCTCCACTCCCTTTGTGAACATCAATTGGTTCATCATGCAATGTAACGCCAAGAGCAAGAACTCTATCCCTCTGTGGTTTAATGTCGTCAATGGCCTTTTGCTCATGACTGTGTTTTTCGTCGTCAGGATTTGCTGGGGCTCCATCGCATCCGCTCTCTTATTCAGGCAGATGTGGAAGGTAAGAGACGAGTTACCCAAGTTTTCTGCTGTCACGATGATGTCGCTGAACATTTTCATGAACCTTTTGAACGTGCTTTGGTTCAAGAAGATGATTAGAATCGCCAAGAAACTTGCAAAACCAGCCCCAACGTCGAAGCTAGACTAAACctacctttttttctatctTCAACAACGAAACGCCTtacacacacacacacatacatctacatacatacatacaaatatacatatatgtAAACTTGTATATTCATTCCTATTAACCAAAAAGAGGCAATTAAACTTTTCCCTCTTTTTCTACGTCATTTACTCAAAAACTCTAATTCCTTCGTCTCTGTTCTGCCATTTTctccagaaaaaaatcgacgggaaataaaaaaaaaaagacaacgaacaagagaaaaagttcGCGAATTATAAACCACTTCTATAATTAACaggaaaaggaaggaaaaaaaaggaggaaaTAGAAAACTGCAGGCCTTTATTCATGTTTGATCTTAAGACGATTCTCGACCATCCTAATATCCCGTGGAAATTAATCATTTCTGGGTTCTCGATTGCccaattttctttcgaaTCTTACTTGACGTACAGACAGTACCAGAAGCTATCTGAAACAAAGTTGCCACCTGTGCTGGAAGAcgaaattgatgatgaaactTTTCATAAATCAAGGAACTACTCCCGGGCCAAGGCCAAGTTCTCCATTTTCGGTGACGTCTATAACCTAGCCCAAAAGCTAGTTTTCATCAAATACGACCTCTTCCCTAAAATCTGGCACATGGCCGTTTCTTTATTGAATGCAGTCCTGCCAGTCAGATTTCATATGGTCTCCACTGTCGCACAGAGTTTATGCTTCTTGGGTCTCTTATCCAGTTTGTCTACCTTGGTTGATTTGCCACTCTCTTACTATAGCCATTTTGTCctggaagaaaaatttggtttCAATAAATTGACCGTCCAACTATGGATCACCGATATGATCAAGAGTCTGACTTTGGCGTATGCTATTGGTGGCCCAATCCTTTACCTGTTCCTTAAGATCTTTGATAAATTCCCTACTGATTTCCTTTGGTACATTATGGTCTTCTTGTTCGTTGTCCAAATCTTAGCCATGACAATCATTCCAGTCTTCATCATGCCCATGTTTAATAAGTTCACTCCATTGGAGGACGGtgaactgaaaaaatctaTTGAAAGTTTGGCCGATAGAGTTGGGTTCCCTCTAGATAAGATTTTTGTCATTGACGGCTCAAAAAGATCTTCTCATTCAAACGCATATTTCACAGGTTTGCCATTCACCTCCAAGAGAATTGTTTTGTTCGACACTTTAGTGAACAGTAATTCTACTGATGAAATTACGGCTGTTTTGGCCCATGAAATCGGTCACTGGCAAAAAAACCACATCGTTAATATGGTCATCTTTAGTCAATTGCACACCTTCCTCATTTTCTCCCTTTTCACCAGCATCTACAGAAATACATCATTTTACAACACCTTCGGCTTTTTCTTAGAGAAGTCCACTGGCAGTTTTGTTGATCCCGTTATCACTAAGGAATTCCCCATTATCATTGGATTTATGTTATTTAACGACTTATTAACTCCACTCGAATGTGCCATGCAATTCGTGATGAGTTTAATTTCCAGAACTCATGAATATCAAGCTGATGCTTATGCTAAAAAATTGGGCTACAAGCAAAATCTATGTAGGGCTCTAATTGATCTACAAATCAAAAACCTTTCCACCATGAATGTAGATCCTCTGTATTCTAGCTATCATTATTCCCATCCAACTCTAGCTGAAAGATTGACCGCTCTAGACTATGTtagtgaaaagaagaaaaactaaTCTATAGAGTACACATATTAGCATGTACCGTTAAATTCAGCTTCGTTATGTCTATATCTACATACATACACAGGTATCTACTATAAGaataaaggaaagaaaaaataaacgattaaacattttatttttttgcatcGCTATCATCATTACCTTTCTCATTgttatcatcattatctttcccatcttcatcgtcattttcttcatcattgaTTATTTCAATGATTTCTGTGGTTTCAGTCTTCACGGTAAATGGTTGGGGTTCTTCAATATCCTCATCATTAACCATGAATTGGTTCAATCTTTTGAactcttcatttttctccTCCCTAATGGCAttatacaaaagaaaatttatcCAAACTTCTGCAAAACAGTAAATAAAAACAGAGTTATTGTGAACGTAAAAGTTTGACTCCCAAAGGTACGAGATACTTgtcaaaataaaaaaaattagtaATCTAACTGGCACAACAGATTGGAAGTATTTAACATTGTTTTCTAACAGGGGAATTAGATCATGAACACCGTTAAGAGTAAACAGAAGAGCGAAAAGACCCAATTGACCACTATAACGTGACAGTGTTAACTGCGGTAAATTCATCGCTTGCGTTAAGACTATGAAATATGTATTTTGCAAAATAGAATTAACGTTCtttaaacaaaagaaggCGATCGTGAATAAAAATGCTACTCTGAAAAAAGCAATATTGGTGGAGTTCAAGGCTTGAGCCATTTTCTTAGAATTTATTCTTTACTTTTGCTGAATGCGATACTCTATTATGTTGTAAATTGTTACACTACCATTCAATTGTCTCTCTTTAAAGATTGATCgacattattttctttacttttttggTGTTTTCGCGCTAAAAGTGGCGTGCTAAATGCCAAGTATTATTCTAAAAAATCATTACGCCATACACAAATATTGAAGACTATCTATCTAACTTAACACCAACTTGCTTTATTAAAGAGTCAATATCCTTCAAAGACTTAGTGAAATACAATTCATCGTCAATATAAGGTTCTTCACCGTCGCTATTGTTCAAGTTTTGTATTGATTTTAAGTAATCCTGCGTACACAGGATACTCACTTTACTGTCCGTCGTGGATAGTTCATTCCACTGCCTAATACTTAAATGGTTTTTCTTGTGTCTTTTATACGTTCTAATTGAATCATAGTTATTCTTTCGCAATACAAAGGCTATTGAACATATAGTCTTACATTGGGAACAAAATATATCGTattcctcatcttcatcgttTGGATCAGTATGCACCTCCAAAAGAGTTGTCCGTGGTACAATGGCCTGAATTTTCCGTATGCGTTTTAATTCAGTATTATAAAAGACGATCAATGAAGAGTAACATTGCCTAACAAAAGCATCATTGAACAATAGAGTATCTTTATTGTACTTGTCCAAAACATTGATCATTAAATCAAACATATCAAAAACACATGCTTTCTGAGTTAATTTATAATCCGTAATCGCACCAAATCCATATGGTAGCCAGAAATCTATAGTAAAATTGACAGCTTCATTAAAATTATAACCTGTATTAAAACCAGCATGGTAACATTTAGGAAACGTGATAATATATTCGTTGGGCTTTTGCACAGCTTTGTACACAGGAATACCtgatttcttgaaatttggATCGTACGGAGATATTAAAGTCACTAGCTGATGCAGTAGGTCTGGTTGTTTGATAAATAAGTCTGGTGACATATCATTTAATAGATCGTTGAATTTCGTACATCCCGATTCGGGAATGCTGTACCAGACCTTAGGGTCACCTTCATGTTGATAGTTAGCACTTAGGGTATACTGATCTTCCATATGCCAACAAAATGTGGAAAATAAGGAGCCTATGTAAATCCAAGGAATAGTCATGCcagaaatatttcttttaaataaCGGTAATAGCGAATTATGAGCCATAGGCAAGTTAGTTAAATTCATAGGATGATCGCAATATTTGAGGTAGTCTATCAATTCGTCCccatttatatttttggGTATAAATTCTCTCGTCGGAAAGCCGGTAATTTGACCTGGCAATTCGTTATGTATGTCAGCACCGTATTTAACTGTCGTTAATGAACTGCGACGATTCTTGGTCACTAAGCTCCAAAACATCTCTTCCAACTCATCTATAGACAGTTTTCGTGCTGGTAATAACCTTGAATTTTGACGTTTACAATATTCTTGAAACTCTGGTAGAGAATAGTCATGCGTGTCCTGAGTGAATCCGTAATATCCGTTTCCGACGATACAAGTGTTACAAATCCAATCGCCAGAGGGAACACGTTCCAAAGGTGGTGATAAACAATATATATGGAATGGTTTGTCACATGAATCACATaaaattgttctttttggATCATTTGTCTTGCGACAAACAATACAagcatcatcatcgtcctCCTCAAAATCCGACCCAGAATTCGAATCTGGCCCAAGATCGAAATCGTCCTCGTCATCACTTAATAAGGATTTTGGATACTGGTCAGCATGCAGCGCCGTGTGCACGTTCTCGTTCAGTGAATGAAGAAATATGTAGTATGAGGCAATatatttctcaaaaatttcCTTTAACAAGCCGATTGGTACGTTGAATTTTTTAGAAATGGTCCTCCATAGACTGATGTCGCCTCTTAATTGGGAAATATCTctaaatttcaattttcgCCTGAATGACTGTGTAGTGTCAGTAAGTGTCCGATTGTCTTTTATTAGTTCAGAGAAAACGTCATAAAAgtacacttttttttttagtattTCCGATGCATGAGTAGAATCTGAATATTCTACAATCGTATAAGGTTCCCTAAGTATAAGTTTCGATGGATCCTTAACGgatcttttaaaattatttaacTGTTTCATAAAAAATAGCCTACACCTATTTTTCAGGTCTAGGTTCTCCagattttgaattcttggttgaaaagtaaaattttccatatcAATAGAAAGTGGCGGGCAGAACCCGTTTGGTGGTACGACCTTGACCATACCATATCGTACACCAAGCCTTTTAATGTGGGGGTTAGAGAGATAATCGATCggatttttgaattcttgtTCCGTTGGATACAGGGCAGGAATTTCCTCCATGATAGTGATACGTTTTTTGTGCAAGATGAGATTAGTTAATATGATCTAGAGGTAAAATTGACTAAGTAGTCAGATCTTATTCTACATTGAGCCTGCGTTGTCAACATGCACATCTCTGTCTCTTGGgatgataatttttcaatgatgaTTCCAGGGTTACTTTAACGTTacacaaaagaaattaattaGTGCGGCTGTTTCTGTGAGCGGGGCAGTAAGTCCGAAGCCCTTGATATTAGCCCATACCCTACACATTTTACTCGTTTGCCCTACATCAGATAAAATACTGGCCCTAAGCCCTCCTAATCTCTTCTGGTTACACCTAGGGTAAAATATCTGCCTTTCTTTGCATTCAATGCGTTACTTCTATATCACGAGATGAGCATACGGATCGTGTATAAtactaaaaagaaagctcCTGAAAGAGTTGTGACAAGCAAGACTGTATACTACTCCTTCTACGAAAGTTAGTTCGAGTTCTTGATGGCACTTGGCTATTCTATTTCTTGAACCTTTGAGAAAGAACAGAAGTAAAAGGCTGTGTATTCTGCTACATGAAATACAGTAGTAGTCACAGTACAAAAATACTCTAAACCAGTAATAAAGccacatatatatgtatttcCTTTCACGTGATGCGCTGGGATGTTATCATCTTATACGCAATTAGCCGCCCATATGCCACCCGGCGCACCGGGTCGCACACACACCCCCGTGATTCGCGATATATAGCGGCCAATCAACGGCGACCTCCAAGCGCGTGCCGGGTGGGCCCCTCGCCGGCCAAGCAGCGCAAGGATATTCCCATCTTCGAGCTCTTAGATACAACGCTTATAAAGAACGCACTTTTTGCATTAACCTCTTTTTTGTATTACAGAACAAACATTTTAACTTGCCCTTTTTTAAACTTTCTTTATCTCTCCAGGACAGGCCAATTGGATAAATTTTGCAAAGATCAAACAGTAACACAAATTTTAGCAACCTAAACCCCCCTCATAAACGAAGACAAAAGTGCTCCTCCTCAAGTCAAATttgtctttcttttctttcattttttagtCTGTTGTTATCCAATTTATACTGAATCTTTgagagaaaacaaaaataaaaaaaagaatggttTTGCCAAGACTATATACTGCTACATCCCGTGCTGCTTTTAAAGCAGCCAAACAATCCGCTCCGCTTCTATCCACTTCGTGGAAAAGATGTATGGCCTCAGCTGCTCAATCTACTCCAATCACCGGTAAAGTTACCGCTGTCATTGGTGCCATTGTTGACGTTCATTTTGAACAATCAGAGTTGCCCGCTATTTTGAACGCTTTAGAAATTAAAACACCTCAAGGTAAGTTGGTTTTGGAAGTTGCTCAACATTTGGGTGAAAACACTGTCAGAACCATTGCTATGGATGGTACCGAAGGTTTGGTCCGTGGTGAAAAGGTTCTTGACACTGGTGGCCCTATCTCCGTCCCAGTTGGGAGAGAAACTTTAGGGAGAATCATCAACGTTATCGGTGAACCTATTGATGAAAGAGGTCCAATTAAGTCCAAACTAAGAAAGCCAATTCACGCAGACCCTCCTAGTTTTGCAGAACAATCTACTTCGGCtgaaattttggaaacagGTATCAAAGTCGTCGATCTATTAGCTCCTTATGCCAGAGGTGGTAAGATTGGTCTTTTCGGTGGTGCAGGTGTCGGTAAGACTGTGTTCATTCAAGAATTGATTAACAATATCGCCAAGGCCCATGGTGGTTTTTCCGTTTTCACCGGTGTTGGTGAAAGAACAAGAGAAGGTAATGACTTGTACCGTGAAATGAAGGAAACTGGTGTCATTAACTTGGAAGGTGAATCCAAGGTCGCCTTAGTGTTCGGTCAAATGAACGAACCTCCAGGAGCCAGAGCCAGAGTCGCTTTAACTGGTTTGACGATCGCTGAATATTTCAGAGATGAAGAAGGTCAAGATGTCTTGTTGTTTATCGACAAtatctttagatttactCAAGCTGGTTCAGAAGTCTCTGCCCTTTTGGGTCGTATTCCATCTGCCGTCGGTTATCAACCAACTTTGGCCACTGATATGGGTCTCTTACAAGAAAGAATTACCACCACAAAGAAGGGTTCTGTCACTTCTGTGCAAGCCGTTTATGTTCCAGCCGATGATTTAACAGATCCTGCTCCTGCCACTACTTTTGCCCATTTGGACGCTACTACCGTCTTGTCAAGAGGTATTTCAGAATTAGGTATTTACCCTGCAGTGGATCCATTGGATTCTAAATCAAGGTTATTGGATGCCGCCGTTGTCGGTCAAGAACATTATGACGTCGCCTCCAAGGTTCAAGAAACTTTACAGACCTATAAATCTTTACAAGATATCATTGCTATTTTGGGTATGGATGAATTGTCCGAACAAGATAAACTAACTGTCGAAAGGGCAAGAAAGATTCAAAGATTCTTATCTCAACCATTTGCTGTCGCCGAAGTCTTTACTGGTATCCCAGGTAAATTAGTGAGATTAAAGGACACCGTTGCCTCGTTCAAAGCCGTTTTGGAAGGTAAATACGATAATATACCAGAACATGCTTTCTATATGGTTGGTGGTATTGAAGATGTTGTTGCTAAAGCTGAAAAGTTAGCCGCTGAAGCCAActagaagaaataaagcTTAAACCAAGGGAagcaaaatttgaaataccGAAGGTAGAACAATAAGGATGatgggaaaaaaaagataattttttttttttgtttttcccTGCTTCCTTCTTGTTTATTGGTATTATTATGTTACGATATTcattcattatcctattgatattttctttatattcactaaaaaaaaatttattctaTAAGACTGactataattttttttactccCAACTGTAAGTAAATAAAGACTCACCTACGCatacattttttatatatactaTAAGATGTAGGAtcttaaagaaaaataaagagaaaaagagaagcaCACAACCTGCGATAAGTTGTAAGTTTGCCTCAACAGCTATTCTACTCACTTTTTGTATCTTCGGTTAGTATTATTGGGAAGTCATGTTCATCGTACTCACTTTCGCACATGCGATTACGTGTATTACCctgat
Coding sequences:
- a CDS encoding uncharacterized protein (hypothetical protein; YJR115W has a paralog, ECM13, that arose from the whole genome duplication); translation: MFTNTRTILIYNSKVMNTHTHTHTHTHTHIYIYTGDQVSVRGRLLSLKFFKVLKLFFPSPTSLATSHPPLSSMSPYMTIPQQYLYISKIRSKLSQCALTRHHHRELDLRKMVGHANMLDRILDEIDEIDSEVVLCDAADGSSTAEAHSASPASSDSSPLTNNIRPISIM
- the NNF1 gene encoding MIND complex subunit NNF1 (Essential component of the outer kinetochore MIND complex; joins kinetochore subunits contacting DNA to those contacting microtubules; required for kinetochore bi-orientation and accurate chromosome segregation; complex consists of Mtw1p, Nnf1p, Nsl1p and Dsn1p; homologous to metazoan CENP-H proteins): MVNSHGIRYIRLKQVFNRALDQSISKLQSWDKVSSCFPQYVNSKQGAINVANCQRQLTEFWTELCQREFKEIMEERNVEQKLNELDELILEAKERYTDRDQDEVNKGPAIDELSSKELVECHLYSQRMHAIHEIDERLAKVNEMNDQLAQELKDLETQVEVEKNEIGKMYDEYLGSHTDQPANVLLVQSLNDMVLELKENY
- the STE24 gene encoding zinc metalloprotease (Highly conserved zinc metalloprotease; component of the ER quality control mechanism that removes faulty proteins clogging translocation channels; inhibits SRP-independent translocation into the ER; has two roles in a-factor maturation, C-terminal CAAX proteolysis and the first step of N-terminal proteolytic processing; cleaves isoprenylated and non-prenylated oligopeptides; human homolog ZMPSTE24 implicated in mandibuloacral dysplasia (MAD), and complements the null mutant), with the translated sequence MFDLKTILDHPNIPWKLIISGFSIAQFSFESYLTYRQYQKLSETKLPPVLEDEIDDETFHKSRNYSRAKAKFSIFGDVYNLAQKLVFIKYDLFPKIWHMAVSLLNAVLPVRFHMVSTVAQSLCFLGLLSSLSTLVDLPLSYYSHFVLEEKFGFNKLTVQLWITDMIKSLTLAYAIGGPILYLFLKIFDKFPTDFLWYIMVFLFVVQILAMTIIPVFIMPMFNKFTPLEDGELKKSIESLADRVGFPLDKIFVIDGSKRSSHSNAYFTGLPFTSKRIVLFDTLVNSNSTDEITAVLAHEIGHWQKNHIVNMVIFSQLHTFLIFSLFTSIYRNTSFYNTFGFFLEKSTGSFVDPVITKEFPIIIGFMLFNDLLTPLECAMQFVMSLISRTHEYQADAYAKKLGYKQNLCRALIDLQIKNLSTMNVDPLYSSYHYSHPTLAERLTALDYVSEKKKN
- the TDA4 gene encoding Tda4p (Protein distantly similar to ceramide synthases, Lag1p and Lac1p; null mutant is sensitive to expression of the top1-T722A allele; mutation confers sensitivity to copper), with the protein product MNANSTTTAIGLTSPFEKLSFFPHSSNLILAHLHEIIFSFVFYQLAFSVVAPFLNKVVFRKHYTTIRDPLLKIDFNVHTVSMIQAVVSNTVLLPTLTTPMHYNVVTYTDSYSSMVSSLSAGYFIWDLTMCVRYFKLYGLEFTGHAIGSVYVMLLSLRPFCQPWIGRFLIYEASTPFVNINWFIMQCNAKSKNSIPLWFNVVNGLLLMTVFFVVRICWGSIASALLFRQMWKVRDELPKFSAVTMMSLNIFMNLLNVLWFKKMIRIAKKLAKPAPTSKLD
- the RSM7 gene encoding mitochondrial 37S ribosomal protein uS7m RSM7 (Mitochondrial ribosomal protein of the small subunit; has similarity to E. coli S7 ribosomal protein) codes for the protein MLHCARRYMLVRPRLLWQSGTCVARFQSSVRTPASEPSAEKGVDEWLEAINELREEFSAKEYLPETSLAPPGQSKVDLLQGSQAGSKIKPTAEQLAQWEALKSVPIPPRKNATLDHITNMIMRHGKKEKAQTILSRALYLVYCQTRQDPIQALEKSLDELAPLMMTKTFNTGVAKASVIPVPLNKRQRNRIAWNWIVQSANQRVSSDFAVRLGEELTAIAKGTSSAFEKRDQIHKTAIAHRAYIQLK
- a CDS encoding uncharacterized protein (hypothetical protein; SWAT-GFP and mCherry fusion proteins localize to the endoplasmic reticulum; identified based on homology to Ashbya gossypii), which encodes MVQLRRTITTNKVFQAITSTNDKVAHFVVFMWESWLFVKMFAEDIVTFRKLQANKYVLGVLICSLCASVTSEFAQSVVSRGQRVFDVKDIICNFWGSLLGVGIAFYQDR